The Deinococcus ruber genomic interval CGCGTGCATCAGGCCGCCCTGCTCGCTGATGGCGATGACCGCCAGACCGTTGGGTAGCCCCTTGGCCGTGACCACCGTTCCCTCCACCGGATCGACCGCTATGTCTACTTCATGCCGCCCGCTGCCCAGCGTTTCGCCGATATACAGCATCGGAGCCTCGTCCATCTCGCCTTCTCCGATCACCACCGTGGCCCGCAGATCGAGCGAATTCAGCACCCGCCGCATGGCCTCGGTTCCGGCTGCGTCCACGGCATTCTTGTCGCCCATGCCCACCAGACGGCTGGCAGCGAGCGCGGCAGCTTCGGTCACGCGGGCCGTCTGGAGCACCAGCGCATGTTCCAGCGCCAGCTCTTCCAGCAGCGGCGCTGCCGGGGCGGCAGACGGTGGCAGATCAGGATGTCCGGTGGTCATACCGTACCGTAACACGAAGCGGCCCTCAAGCTGCGCTGGGAGCGCTTCCAACTGATTTTAGGGCTGCAACTCTCAGTGGAACACTCCGGCCCACAGCAGCAGCAGATACAGCACGAGTGGAATGGCGACCACTGCTGCTACCAGCTTGGTGACGCGCCACAGGTCGATCAGAAATTCACGCAGCGGGTTCCTCACGGGTGCAGGCTAGCAGAGCGGGGCCGGGACACAGGACTCTGCACCGCCATTTCTACCCGCCACCGTCTGCACCGTGTTCAAGCTTTTGCCCGCGTGCAGGGCTGGCCCGCTAAACTGGGTCTATGCCCACATCTGCCCTGGCCGGTCTGCCCGCGCCTCAAGAGCTGCTGACCGATATCCCGAAGTTGCTGGCAAATTATGCGGCCATCCGGCCCGACCCTGCCAACCCCCTTCAGCGCGTGGCCTTTGGCACCAGCGGGCACCGGGGCAGCAGCGACGACGGCTCGTTCAACGAGGCGCACATCCTGGCGATTACCCAGGCGGTCTGCGAATACAGGGCCAGGGCAGGCATCCGGGGGCCGCTGTACATTGGGGCCGATACCCACGCACTCTCGGAACCGGCCCTTCAGACGGCGCTGCGGGTGCTGGCTGCCAACGGCGTCTGGACGCGGCGCAGCGCGGGCGGCGATTTCACCCCCACGCCCCTGGTGTCGTTTGCGATTCTGGAATTCAACCGCGATCTGCACAACAGCGAACAGGCCGACGGCATCGTGATCACGCCCAGCCATAACCCCCCCCGCGACGGCGGCTTCAAGTACAACCCGCCCAGCGGTGGCCCCGCCGACACCGATATCACCGGGGCCGTGCAGCGCCGCGCCAACGAGCTGCTCGAAGCCGGGCTGGAAGGCGTTCAGAGCGTCACATCCGAGCAGGCACTCGCCCACGCCGAAGAATGGGACTTCATCACGCCATATGTCGAGGCACTGCCCGAAGTGGTGAACATCGACGCCATCAAGCAGGCGGGCGTTCACATCGGCGTCGATCCGCTGGGCGGAGCCTCGCTGCCGGTCTGGGAACACATTCAGCGCCGCTACGGGCTGAACATGGAGATCGTGAACGAGGTGGTCGATCCGGCCTTCAGCTTCATGACGGTCGATCATGACGGAAAAATTCGCATGGACTGCTCCAGCCCCTCTGCGATGGCAAGCCTGCTGTCGCACAAAAACCGTTTCGACGTGGCGATTGGAAACGACCCCGACGCCGACCGACACGGCATCGTGACGCCAGACGGCCTGATGAACCCGAATCATTATCTGGCGGTCTGCATCGACTACCTGTTTCAGAACCGCCCGGCGTGGCCCAGCACGGCAGGCGTGGGCAAGACCCTGGTGAGCAGCAACCTGATCGATAAGGTGGCGGCGCGGCTGGGACGCACGCTCGTCGAAGTGCCGGTGGGCTTCAAGTACTTCGTCGATGGGCTGCTGGAGGGCACGCTGGGCTTCGGCGGCGAGGAGAGCGCCGGGGCCAGCTTCCTGCGGATGAACGGCGCGGCGTGGAGCACCGACAAAGACGGCATCATTCTGGGCCTGCTGGCCGCCGAGATCAGGGCCGTTACCGGCCAGACGCCCTCGCAGCGCTTCGCCGCACTCAGCCAGGAATTCGGCAGCAGCGCCTATTCGCGGGCCGACGCCCCGGCTACCCCCGCGCAGAAATCCAAACTCAGCAAGCTGTCGCCAGAGCAGGTGCAGGCCACCACGCTGGCAGGCGACCCGATCACCGCCAAGCTGACCCGCGCCCCCGGCAACGACCAGCCCATCGGCGGCCTGAAAGTGCAGACCGAGTTCGCATGGTTCGCGGCCCGTCCCAGCGGTACCGAAGACATCTATAAAATCTATGCCGAGAGCTGGAAAGGCGAAGCGCATCTTCAGGAAGTCTTCGAGGCAGCGCGGGCGGTGGTGTCGGCAGCGTTGGAGGGCGACAGCTGACCAGCGCGTTCAGACGGTAGACCTCTAACAGACGGACATTCAGCGTGTTGCCGAATGTCCGTTGTGCAGTCGTAGGGAGCGGGCCGGATCAGTTGGCGACGGGTGGTTTCCCGACGTTGCGCGGGTACACCGTCAGGGTGGTGGGCAGCGTGCCGGTCGGGACGCTGACGATCTGACCCGTCACCCTGCGCTGCGCCGCCAGATTCACGGTGACGGTGGTGCTGCCCGGCGTTTCCAGCCCGGTTGTGGGCGAC includes:
- the pgm gene encoding phosphoglucomutase (alpha-D-glucose-1,6-bisphosphate-dependent), which codes for MPTSALAGLPAPQELLTDIPKLLANYAAIRPDPANPLQRVAFGTSGHRGSSDDGSFNEAHILAITQAVCEYRARAGIRGPLYIGADTHALSEPALQTALRVLAANGVWTRRSAGGDFTPTPLVSFAILEFNRDLHNSEQADGIVITPSHNPPRDGGFKYNPPSGGPADTDITGAVQRRANELLEAGLEGVQSVTSEQALAHAEEWDFITPYVEALPEVVNIDAIKQAGVHIGVDPLGGASLPVWEHIQRRYGLNMEIVNEVVDPAFSFMTVDHDGKIRMDCSSPSAMASLLSHKNRFDVAIGNDPDADRHGIVTPDGLMNPNHYLAVCIDYLFQNRPAWPSTAGVGKTLVSSNLIDKVAARLGRTLVEVPVGFKYFVDGLLEGTLGFGGEESAGASFLRMNGAAWSTDKDGIILGLLAAEIRAVTGQTPSQRFAALSQEFGSSAYSRADAPATPAQKSKLSKLSPEQVQATTLAGDPITAKLTRAPGNDQPIGGLKVQTEFAWFAARPSGTEDIYKIYAESWKGEAHLQEVFEAARAVVSAALEGDS